The following coding sequences lie in one Catharus ustulatus isolate bCatUst1 chromosome 5, bCatUst1.pri.v2, whole genome shotgun sequence genomic window:
- the LRAT gene encoding lecithin retinol acyltransferase, with protein sequence MKNPVPQAASLLLEKLMLLVHIRPLPAGSGDETPPPAPRYYDTSCFKRGDLLEVPRTLFIHFGIYLGENRVAHMMPDILPSITGDRRQIQQVVTNKRLILGVIARTASVRVDTVEDFAYGGSILVNHMDRLFENQVLGSEEAARRAEKLVGATAYSLLWNNCEHFVTYCRYGAPVSFQTDKFCETVKMIIRDQRSVLASVLVGLASIVYLGVAPSTTLPTIFIPFFLWMAG encoded by the exons ATGAAGAATCCCGTGCCACAGGCGGCCtcgctgctgctggagaagctgaTGCTCCTCGTCCACATCCGGCCATTGCCCGCAGGCTCTGGGGATGAAACGCCACCGCCTGCACCCCGCTACTACGACACCAGCTGCTTCAAGCGAGGAGACCTGCTGGAGGTGCCCCGCACTCTCTTCATCCACTTCGGCATTTACCTGGGCGAGAACCGCGTCGCCCACATGATGCCCGACATCCTGCCCTCCATCACCGGCGACCGTCGGCAGATCCAGCAGGTGGTGACCAACAAGCGGCTCATCCTGGGCGTCATCGCTAGGACGGCCAGCGTCCGGGTGGACACAGTGGAGGACTTCGCCTACGGCGGCAGCATCCTGGTCAACCACATGGACCGTCTCTTTGAGAACCAGGTGCTGGGCAGCGAGGAGGCGGCCCGCCGGGCGGAGAAGCTGGTGGGTGCCACGGCCTACAGCCTGCTCTGGAACAACTGCGAGCACTTCGTCACCTACTGCCGATACGGAGCTCCTGTCAGCTTCCAGACCGACAAG ttctgtgaAACTGTGAAGATGATTATTCGGGACCAGAGGAGCGTGCTTGCATCGGTGCTTGTGGGACTAGCGTCAATAGTCTACCTAGGTGTGGCACCCTCCACCACACTCCCCACCATCTTCATTCCCTTCTTTCTGTGGATGGCTGGCTAA
- the RBM46 gene encoding probable RNA-binding protein 46 gives MPWPRLPGDSAVADMREENKAAANGCGKIRSGAQNGAALLALMEKTGYSMVQQNGQRKFGGPPPGWEGPPPPRGCEVFVGKIPRDMYEDELVPVFERAGKIYELRLMMEFSGENRGYAFVMYTTKEEAQLAIKILNNYEIRPGKFIGVCVSLDNCRLFIGAIPKDKKKEEILNEMKKVTEGVVDVIVYPNATDKTKNRGFAFVEYESHRAAAMARRRLIPGTFQPWGHTIQVDWADPEKVVDEETMQRVKVLYVRNLMISTTEDKIKAEFNKFKPGVVERVKKLRDYAFVHFFHREDAVAAMSIMNGKCIDGASIEVTLAKPVSKESSWKQHFNGQISPSSENLLGYPNKEDGAQKSLGKPASLPVRLNGQHSPGPPEAERSTYPIFPGIKLTPISMYSLKLSHFSSAVMHLDYFCHKNSWAPPEYCLYSTTSQDGKILLVYKVLISSIADDSQSYFMPEKLCTTVEDAKELAAQFTLLHLAPEQAYITLLSLNAAWWDSKANCTPYLV, from the exons ATGCCGTGGCCTCGtctgcctggggacagtg CTGTTGCAGATATGCGTGAGGAGAATAAAGCTGCAGCAAATGGATGTGGCAAAATCCGAAGTGGCGCTCAAAATGGGGCCGCTTTACTTGCCCTAATGGAGAAGACTGGATACAGCATGGTTCAGCAAAACGGGCAAAGAAAATTTGGTGGTCCTCCACCAG GTTGGGAAGGTCCTCCACCGCCTCGTGGATGTGAAGTTTTTGTGGGTAAGATTCCTCGTGATATGTATGAAGATGAGCTAGTTCCTGTTTTCGAGAGAGCTGGGAAGATCTATGAGCTCAGACTGATGATGGAATTCAGTGGTGAGAACCGAGGCTATGCTTTTGTGATGTACACTACTAAAGAGGAAGCCCAGTTGGCCATCAAGATTCTTAATAATTATGAAATTCGGCCAGGAAAGTTTATTGGTGTCTGTGTAAGCTTGGACAACTGCAGACTGTTTATTGGAGCAATTCCTAAAgataagaagaaagaagaaatactgaatgaaatgaaaaaagttACAGAAGGAGTGGTGGATGTCATTGTTTATCCAAATGCCACTGACAAAACTAAAAATCGTGGCTTTGCCTTTGTAGAATATGAatctcacagagcagctgcaatGGCTAGAAGACGACTAATCCCAG GAACGTTCCAGCCCTGGGGTCATACTATTCAAGTAGACTGGGCAGATCCTGAGAAAGTAGTTGATGAAGAAACTATGCAGAGAGTTAAAGTATTATATGTGAGAAATTTAATGATATCTACTACAGAGGACAAAATTAAAGCTGAATTCAACAAGTTCAAGCCAGGAGTAGTTGAACGTGTAAAGAAGTTGAGGGACTAtgcttttgttcattttttccaCCGTGAAGATGCAGTTGCTGCTATGTCTATAATGAACGGAAAGTGCATTGATGGAGCCAGTATTGAGGTAACACTGGCGAAGCCAGTTAGCAAAGAAAGTTCTTGGAAGCAACATTTTAATGGTCAGATAAGTCCCAGTTCTGAAAATCTCTTAGGGTATCCTAATAAAGAAGATGGTGCTCAAAAATCCTTGGGGAAACCAGCAAGTCTTCCAGTTCGTCTTAATGGTCAGCACAGTCCAGGGCCCCCTGAAGCTGAAAGAAGTACATACCCCATTTTTCCAGGAATAAAGCTTACTCCTATTAGCATGTATTCTTTAAAGCTGAGTCACTTCAGTTCTGCAGTAATGCACCTGGATTATTTTTGCCATAAAAATAGCTGGGCACCACCAGAATACTGCTTGTATTCAACCACAAGTCAGGATGGGAAAATACTTCTGGTGTACAAGGTGCTTATTTCTAGTATTGCAGATGATTCCCAGAGTTACTTCATGCCAGAAAAACTCTGTACAACAGTAGAAGATGCAAAGGAATTGGCAGCACAGTTCACGCTTTTACATCTAG CCCCTGAGCAAGCATATATAACACTGCTGTCCCTGAATGCAGCATGGTGGGATAGTAAAG CCAACTGTACACCTTACTTGGTTTGA